The Exiguobacterium mexicanum genome includes a window with the following:
- the dxs gene encoding 1-deoxy-D-xylulose-5-phosphate synthase — protein MDLTSIQDPSFLKKMSVPELEALGADIRRFLIEKLAETGGHLGPNLGVVELTLALHRVFDSPKDQLVWDVGHQAYVHKILTGRTSQFDTLRQYNGLCGFPKRCESNHDVWETGHSSTSLSAAMGIAIANELKGRSNDRAIAIIGDGALTGGMALEALNHIGAEKQNVIVILNDNEMSIAPNVGAMHNMLGRMRSSRKLKHAREEVETLIKHIPIVGNSLERSVERVKDMLKSALIPGTFFEELGFTYFGPTDGHDLRDLLETLEYAKKIDGPVIVHVITKKGKGYRPAELDGVGTWHGLGPYKIESGEVIKGKVKGPSYSKVVAETITKVAETDERVTLITPAMSVGSKLDCFNKQFPERMFDVGIAEQHAVTLAGGQATQGLKPVVSIYSTFFQRAYDQLVHDICRQNLNVIFTIDRSGLVGADGETHQGVFDIAFMRHVPNIRILMAKDEEELQHLVYSALKYDDGPIAVRFPRGEGIGTPMSETLRELPLDVWETVADGTDVAILTFGPQVQDALEVRALLEGQVSVRVINARTIKPLDDVMLSALYAEGIPLVTLEEAALAGGFGSSVLEHASDAGQFPRVLRLGIPDRYIEHGGVNQLLEEIGLRPTQIADSVQQFVQVTNRQNV, from the coding sequence ATGGACTTGACATCCATTCAAGACCCGTCATTCTTAAAAAAGATGTCGGTACCCGAGTTAGAAGCGCTCGGCGCAGACATCAGACGGTTTTTGATTGAAAAATTGGCTGAAACGGGAGGGCACTTGGGACCAAACCTAGGGGTTGTCGAATTGACGCTTGCCTTGCACCGTGTATTTGACAGTCCGAAAGACCAACTCGTATGGGACGTGGGGCATCAAGCGTACGTCCACAAAATCTTGACAGGACGAACGAGTCAGTTCGATACGCTGCGTCAATACAACGGCTTATGCGGATTCCCGAAGCGTTGTGAGAGCAATCATGACGTCTGGGAGACGGGGCACAGCTCGACGTCCTTATCGGCCGCGATGGGAATCGCCATCGCGAACGAGTTGAAAGGACGCTCGAACGACCGGGCCATCGCCATCATCGGGGACGGGGCGCTAACTGGGGGAATGGCGCTCGAAGCGCTCAACCATATCGGCGCCGAGAAACAAAATGTCATCGTCATCTTGAACGATAACGAGATGTCGATCGCGCCGAACGTCGGCGCGATGCACAACATGCTCGGCCGGATGCGGTCGTCACGTAAACTGAAACACGCCCGTGAGGAAGTCGAGACGCTCATCAAACATATCCCGATCGTCGGCAACTCGCTCGAACGGAGCGTGGAACGCGTGAAGGATATGCTGAAATCAGCGCTCATCCCAGGGACGTTCTTCGAAGAGCTCGGATTCACGTACTTCGGACCGACGGACGGTCACGATTTACGCGACCTGCTCGAGACGCTCGAGTACGCCAAGAAAATCGATGGACCGGTCATCGTTCACGTCATCACGAAAAAAGGCAAGGGCTATCGTCCGGCCGAACTCGATGGTGTCGGCACGTGGCACGGTCTCGGACCGTATAAAATCGAGTCGGGAGAAGTCATCAAAGGCAAGGTCAAAGGACCGAGCTATTCGAAGGTCGTCGCTGAGACGATCACGAAAGTCGCCGAGACGGACGAGCGCGTGACACTCATCACACCAGCGATGAGCGTCGGCTCGAAACTCGATTGCTTCAACAAGCAATTCCCGGAGCGGATGTTTGACGTCGGCATTGCCGAGCAACATGCGGTCACATTGGCCGGAGGACAGGCGACACAAGGCTTGAAGCCGGTCGTCTCGATTTATTCGACGTTCTTCCAACGCGCCTATGATCAGCTCGTGCACGACATTTGCCGTCAAAACTTGAACGTCATCTTCACGATCGATCGTTCTGGTCTCGTCGGAGCGGACGGGGAGACGCACCAAGGCGTGTTCGATATCGCCTTTATGCGCCACGTGCCGAACATTCGCATCTTGATGGCGAAAGACGAAGAGGAATTGCAACATCTCGTCTATTCGGCGCTGAAGTATGATGACGGTCCAATCGCCGTCCGTTTCCCGCGCGGCGAAGGAATCGGGACACCGATGAGCGAGACGCTCCGCGAATTGCCGCTCGACGTCTGGGAGACGGTCGCGGACGGAACGGATGTCGCCATCTTGACGTTCGGTCCACAAGTGCAAGACGCGCTTGAAGTGCGTGCACTGCTTGAAGGGCAAGTGAGCGTCCGTGTCATCAACGCTCGTACGATCAAACCGCTCGACGACGTCATGCTCTCCGCTTTATACGCGGAAGGCATCCCGCTCGTCACGTTAGAGGAAGCGGCGCTCGCCGGAGGTTTCGGCAGCAGTGTGCTCGAACATGCGAGCGATGCCGGGCAGTTCCCGCGTGTGCTCCGACTTGGCATTCCGGACCGCTATATCGAACACGGCGGCGTCAATCAATTGCTCGAAGAAATCGGGCTCCGTCCGACGCAAATCGCTGACTCGGTTCAGCAGTTCGTTCAAGTGACAAATCGACAGAATGTGTGA